A single Lolium perenne isolate Kyuss_39 chromosome 6, Kyuss_2.0, whole genome shotgun sequence DNA region contains:
- the LOC127305478 gene encoding uncharacterized protein, translating into MPPFRLWEELPPELVCRIGDILDLKGYASARGACTAWRRALAQPFPLLLVVPDHDRCRPSAARLGPPTRRSFELKAVPFGAHCVGSSYGWLALSFCIYGGRSLFSLFNLITAAEILLPPLIYSSRWVSKSKLVFARSPARDDFTAVAICDLDRLAYVTAGAKRWAILDPVRLPRGDQLADIVYHDEKNRVYCLTSYGDVHVLLLPERRRRGSVMADNPSSLPAIPTTLSGPANHAEFARWPIKQQHDFIRRRSLGPGLNAVAKVQALPFAPATSFAPPYNTVSAFAGAKNLVFCEGNLYQIWRNSSCTVTVRLPGGGRRRVAENEVFVFRCFPQRQPCWEAVTDLGGYSVFLGRNNAVSMPPAEGVPGFKGNCVYWIGGRGRDQGMVFDMATGRSTPCLPAVAAAGVAPQSTVCWYFVNDMVNNCNNINGGK; encoded by the coding sequence ATGCCGCCCTTCCGGCTCTGGGAGGAGCTGCCGCCGGAGCTCGTCTGCCGCATCGGCGACATCCTCGACCTCAAGGGCTACGCCAGCGCGCGGGGGGCCTGCACCGCGTGGCGACGCGCGCTCGCGCAGCCGTTCCCGTTGCTCCTCGTTGTCCCCGACCACGACCGGTGCCGCCCGTCCGCCGCGCGCCTCGGCCCCCCCACGCGCCGCTCCTTCGAGCTCAAGGCCGTCCCCTTCGGGGCGCATTGCGTAGGCTCCAGCTACGGATGGCTCGCCCTCTCCTTCTGCATCTACGGCGGCCGGAGCCTGTTCAGCCTCTTCAACCTCATCACCGCCGCCGAGATCCTCCTGCCGCCACTGATATACAGCAGCAGGTGGGTGTCCAAGTCCAAGCTCGTCTTCGCGCGCAGCCCCGCCAGAGACGACTTCACCGCCGTCGCCATCTGCGACCTCGACAGGCTCGCCTACGTCACCGCCGGGGCCAAGAGGTGGGCAATCCTCGACCCCGTCCGCCTCCCCCGCGGAGACCAGCTCGCTGACATCGTCTACCATGATGAGAAAAACAGAGTCTACTGCCTCACAAGCTATGGAGACGTCCACGTGCTGCTCCTACCGGAGCGCCGCCGCAGGGGATCTGTTATGGCCGACAACCCATCATCGCTGCCGGCGATACCAACTACACTCTCGGGTCCGGCAAACCATGCTGAATTTGCTAGGTGGCCGATCAAACAACAGCATGATTTCATTCGTAGGAGATCTTTGGGGCCAGGCCTGAATGCCGTGGCCAAGGTCCAGGCGCTTCCGTTTGCTCCTGCAACCAGTTTCGCCCCGCCATACAACACAGTCTCTGCTTTCGCTGGTGCCAAGAATCTGGTGTTCTGCGAGGGTAACCTGTACCAGATATGGAGGAACTCGAGCTGCACGGTTACTGTGCGGCTGCCAGGAGGCGGCCGTCGTCGTGTAGCAGAGAATGAAGTGTTTGTTTTTAGGTGTTTTCCACAGCGCCAACCTTGCTGGGAGGCTGTGACCGACTTGGGGGGCTACTCGGTGTTTCTCGGGAGGAACAACGCAGTGTCCATGCCCCCTGCTGAAGGTGTTCCAGGGTTCAAGGGTAACTGTGTCTACTGGATCGGCGGGAGGGGTAGGGATCAGGGCATGGTCTTTGACATGGCAACCGGGAGGTCTACACCTTGCCttcccgctgttgctgctgctggggTTGCTCCGCAAAGCACAGTTTGCTGGTACTTTGTCAACGACATGGTGAATAACTGCAACAATATTAATGGAGGCAAATGA